In a genomic window of Pleurocapsa sp. PCC 7319:
- a CDS encoding polysaccharide biosynthesis tyrosine autokinase codes for MTSNAHLDEYIDFQKYWLVLKRRWIPSIGIFLGVVGFSLVYALSLDRIYEAEAKLLIKVDRSAKLTGLENGTGEIKGLTTDSNPLSTEAEIIQSRPVLKKLIQKLDLRDDDGQLLRSRNLEEAVKVKPITGTDILEITYTNKDPGFAALVVNKLIELYVEDHTLNNRSETASARDFIDKQLPEVEANVKKAEANLRDFKNQNRIASLEEETTANINSLSNVSHQIDEVEAELENVNARYSWLQVQLNMSRQEASAVSALSQSLAVQRVLEQLQEVKVLLAQRQNYLSDNAPQVITLKEEEADLAALLDRHIAQTLGQGQQAIVENINILSLGELKQDQIAEFTNLGLQKEGLEKQLKTLKNTYESHKQKSDTLPRLQEQKRELERRVNAAQSTYQTLLDKLQETQIAEQQNVGNVRVVSEADIPEDPVGPRKKMIVGGAGVAGALLSVGAAFLIDIRDQTIKNTQEIKAIFPYSLTGEVPDLNKFEASELLLLPDSSTVNLPRIAARNISVLPIREAYHNIQLNLKLLDNEVANKVIVVTSAVSGEGKSFVSANLAVAQAQCDQRVLLIDGDLRRPTQHNLWEVSNDEGLTNVLREEIEWHHAIQKVMPNLDLITSGTTSKHPISLLNSLLIKTFIADLSDYYDCIIFDTPPLVGLADSKILGKLADGLLLIVRPGVANYNSVAAATELLGDRDFNLLGVVANGVDISQELHSHSYYYQDQKYLDATV; via the coding sequence ATGACTTCAAACGCACATTTGGATGAGTATATTGACTTTCAAAAATACTGGTTGGTGTTAAAGCGGCGCTGGATACCTTCCATAGGAATATTTTTGGGGGTCGTTGGTTTTTCTTTAGTATATGCACTGTCTCTAGATAGAATTTATGAAGCTGAAGCTAAACTACTAATTAAAGTCGACCGAAGTGCAAAGCTTACTGGGTTAGAAAATGGTACTGGAGAAATAAAGGGTCTAACCACTGATAGTAATCCTCTATCAACTGAAGCAGAAATTATACAATCTCGACCTGTCCTTAAAAAGCTGATTCAAAAGCTAGATTTAAGAGATGATGATGGTCAACTATTAAGATCCAGAAACCTGGAAGAAGCAGTTAAGGTAAAGCCTATTACGGGAACAGATATATTAGAGATAACCTATACTAATAAAGATCCTGGATTCGCAGCATTAGTTGTCAACAAATTAATCGAACTATACGTCGAAGATCATACTTTAAATAACCGTTCTGAAACTGCCTCAGCCAGAGATTTCATCGATAAACAATTGCCCGAAGTAGAAGCAAATGTTAAAAAAGCTGAAGCAAATCTTCGTGATTTTAAAAATCAAAATCGTATCGCTAGTTTGGAAGAAGAAACAACTGCTAATATTAATTCTCTCTCTAATGTTTCCCATCAGATTGATGAAGTAGAAGCTGAACTAGAAAATGTTAACGCGCGCTACAGTTGGCTCCAGGTGCAATTAAATATGAGTAGACAAGAAGCCTCGGCAGTTAGTGCTTTAAGTCAATCTTTAGCCGTACAGAGGGTATTAGAGCAACTACAAGAAGTAAAAGTATTACTAGCGCAAAGGCAGAATTATTTATCCGATAATGCTCCCCAAGTTATTACCCTCAAAGAAGAAGAAGCAGATTTAGCTGCTCTGTTGGATAGACATATAGCTCAAACTTTGGGTCAGGGACAGCAAGCCATAGTTGAAAATATTAATATTCTGAGCTTGGGTGAACTAAAACAGGACCAGATAGCTGAATTTACTAACTTAGGCTTACAAAAAGAAGGATTAGAAAAACAATTAAAAACTCTTAAAAATACCTACGAATCCCACAAGCAAAAGTCTGACACTTTACCAAGACTACAAGAGCAAAAAAGAGAACTTGAACGTCGCGTCAACGCTGCTCAATCTACTTACCAAACTCTGCTTGATAAGTTACAAGAAACCCAAATTGCCGAGCAACAGAATGTTGGTAATGTTCGGGTGGTATCTGAGGCTGATATTCCAGAAGACCCTGTTGGACCGAGAAAAAAAATGATCGTCGGTGGTGCTGGAGTAGCTGGAGCTCTACTAAGTGTAGGCGCGGCATTCTTAATTGATATAAGGGATCAGACAATTAAAAATACTCAAGAAATTAAAGCGATTTTTCCTTATTCCTTGACTGGCGAAGTTCCAGACTTAAATAAATTTGAAGCCAGCGAACTATTACTTTTGCCCGATAGCTCGACAGTAAATTTGCCTCGTATAGCAGCTAGAAACATCTCAGTATTGCCTATTAGAGAGGCTTATCACAATATTCAACTTAATCTAAAATTGCTAGACAACGAAGTGGCCAACAAAGTTATAGTTGTCACTAGCGCAGTTTCAGGAGAAGGTAAATCTTTTGTTTCAGCTAATTTAGCTGTAGCCCAAGCTCAGTGCGACCAAAGAGTTTTGTTAATCGATGGAGATTTACGTCGCCCAACTCAACATAATTTATGGGAAGTTTCTAATGATGAAGGATTAACCAATGTACTTCGAGAAGAAATTGAGTGGCACCATGCCATACAGAAGGTAATGCCAAATCTAGATTTAATTACTTCAGGAACAACATCTAAACATCCAATATCTTTGCTTAATTCTCTATTAATCAAGACTTTTATTGCTGATCTCTCCGATTATTACGATTGTATTATTTTTGATACGCCTCCTCTAGTTGGTTTAGCTGACAGTAAAATTTTAGGTAAGTTAGCTGATGGATTACTTTTAATTGTGCGACCTGGAGTTGCTAATTATAATAGTGTGGCAGCTGCTACAGAATTATTAGGCGATCGGGATTTTAATTTATTAGGAGTTGTGGCCAATGGAGTAGATATCAGTCAAGAACTTCATAGTCATAGCTATTACTATCAAGATCAAAAGTATTTAGACGCTACGGTTTAA
- a CDS encoding sugar transferase: protein MYRPAYFLTNKKKIYAVSNKARDLRLPQNIGFDVRNITRLVVLTTSDLVAIALGWHLATNDNRLTLLFSSEWQGSEIDLLFSSFLFLSIFLLSAFQAYGRGDKSRNPINSLKAITLAYLALIPIVWELYGTNHFSQLFWAWLLTLLLSNSFRLAIFKVLLHLRQRYSPLKVKVMLIGEREDLKKCIPLLKNSKEYQIGIQLDLSKFDDYDKVVTMIDKLNLKQIDEILICSGHQIKESKAFLWKIRSCGVYWRILELETQINRNDLEISQFEGITALSISELPIVGIDFLSKRIFDITFSFILLVVLSLPIMAIALLIKLDSPGAVFYKQTRVGLKGNYFKVWKFRTMVQNANQLQQQLESKNEINGGVLFKIKDDPRITRVGKYLRKYSLDELPQLFNVLRGEMSLVGPRPLPLRDVEKFAPEHYFRHEVLPGITGLWQVSGRSDTDSENLFNLDFEYIQNWSLALDFEILLRTIGVVLNSKGAY, encoded by the coding sequence ATGTATAGACCAGCTTATTTCTTAACAAACAAGAAAAAGATATATGCAGTTAGCAATAAAGCTCGTGATCTTCGTTTACCTCAAAATATAGGATTCGACGTTCGCAATATTACACGATTAGTAGTGCTAACTACATCCGATCTAGTAGCGATCGCCTTAGGATGGCATTTGGCTACTAATGACAATAGACTCACACTTTTGTTTTCTTCCGAGTGGCAGGGTTCGGAAATCGACTTATTGTTTTCATCTTTCTTATTTCTTAGTATATTCTTGTTATCAGCTTTTCAAGCTTACGGTCGAGGAGACAAAAGCAGAAATCCAATCAATTCATTAAAGGCAATAACTCTAGCTTATTTAGCTTTAATCCCAATAGTTTGGGAACTGTATGGAACAAATCACTTTTCTCAGCTATTTTGGGCTTGGTTACTTACTTTGTTGCTGAGTAATAGTTTTCGTTTGGCGATCTTTAAGGTGCTATTACATTTACGTCAAAGATATTCTCCCTTGAAAGTCAAAGTAATGCTGATTGGAGAGCGGGAAGATCTGAAAAAGTGCATACCACTATTAAAAAACAGCAAAGAGTATCAAATAGGAATTCAGTTAGATTTATCAAAATTTGATGATTACGATAAAGTTGTCACCATGATTGATAAACTCAATCTGAAACAAATAGATGAAATTTTGATTTGCTCTGGGCACCAAATCAAAGAGTCAAAAGCCTTTCTCTGGAAAATACGCTCTTGTGGTGTATACTGGCGCATACTTGAGCTAGAAACTCAAATCAATCGAAATGATCTAGAAATTTCCCAATTTGAGGGAATCACAGCTTTGAGTATCAGTGAGCTACCAATTGTGGGGATTGATTTTTTAAGCAAGCGCATATTTGATATTACATTCTCGTTTATCTTGTTAGTTGTTTTGAGTTTGCCAATCATGGCGATCGCTTTGTTAATCAAATTGGACTCCCCTGGAGCGGTCTTTTACAAACAAACTCGTGTTGGGCTAAAAGGTAATTACTTTAAAGTTTGGAAGTTCCGCACTATGGTGCAAAATGCCAATCAGCTACAACAGCAATTGGAAAGCAAGAACGAAATTAATGGAGGAGTATTATTTAAAATTAAAGACGATCCTCGTATTACCAGAGTTGGCAAGTATCTTCGTAAATATAGCCTTGACGAACTGCCTCAGTTATTTAACGTTTTACGGGGAGAAATGAGTTTGGTAGGTCCCCGCCCCTTACCATTACGAGATGTTGAAAAATTTGCTCCCGAACACTACTTTCGTCACGAAGTTCTACCAGGAATTACTGGTCTTTGGCAGGTAAGTGGTCGTTCTGACACTGATTCGGAAAATCTATTTAACTTGGATTTTGAATACATTCAAAATTGGTCTTTGGCATTAGATTTTGAGATTTTATTACGAACTATTGGAGTAGTTCTAAATAGTAAAGGTGCTTATTAA